Proteins encoded in a region of the Sulfurimonas marina genome:
- a CDS encoding bifunctional diguanylate cyclase/phosphodiesterase yields MRTKLKDYFSFINSDFFNLGPMVSFVWKNDSNWTIETVSGNIKENFHYDPQEFLERNLVYVELVHKDDIKRVKNEVKSACKNGKNSFTHEPYRIKNGVGEYRWVQDTTTIFYDEDENITHFIGYLIDITESEKNLTRAIENEEKLQAAQALANLGNWDYDVANDKLFWSDEVYKLFELDKESTTPSYELFLNAVHPDDRKLVDQVYANSLEKKKRYLVQHRLLMKDNRVKYVEETGEHYYDKDGNATKTVGTIQDITHQKEVEIELEKTLSLFRSHKLAMDESSIVSKSDRTGNITYVNDKFCKVTGYTRTEVLGRPHSILRHPDNPKSLFRDLWKTIEAKKVWKQTLKNKDKFGEDYWVDIVILPILDEENNIIEYIAVRHDVTKMIEQQKQLDEMLNTDLLTGLGSRYKLVNDIHESTQGALAILNIDNFSQINDFYGHEVGDYVIKEFGQKMGSCKCDLELQVYHLQGDEYVIFHPQIEAKVFNNALMALREEISKVQIDIDGELITFNFSMSISYEPKEKLLTTADMALRIAKRHNKDIVTYHDDISLNDEYKNNIKWTKKIKEAIANNNIVPVFQPIVNNENREWEKYECLVRLKDNGQLISPFFFLDIAKKTKHYIEITQIMIEKSFEVFKKKDVEFSLNLTIEDILNEEIRNFICKMLETYGIGERVVFEIVESESIENFDEVLEFIHNVKKHGCKIAIDDFGTGYSNFEYLMRLKTDYIKIDGSLIKDIDTNTDAELVVSTIIDFAKKMEIKTIAEFVENEEILTKVKELGIDYSQGYHCSKPLSTIPK; encoded by the coding sequence ATGCGCACGAAACTGAAAGATTATTTTTCTTTTATAAACAGCGATTTTTTCAATTTGGGACCGATGGTTTCATTTGTGTGGAAAAATGACAGCAACTGGACTATCGAAACTGTTTCCGGGAATATAAAAGAAAATTTTCATTACGATCCTCAAGAGTTCTTAGAGAGAAACCTTGTGTATGTAGAGTTAGTGCATAAAGATGATATAAAGCGTGTCAAAAATGAAGTAAAATCTGCTTGTAAAAATGGAAAGAACTCTTTTACTCATGAGCCTTACAGAATAAAAAATGGAGTGGGTGAGTATAGATGGGTTCAAGACACGACAACAATTTTCTATGATGAAGATGAGAATATTACCCACTTTATAGGCTATCTTATTGATATTACCGAGAGTGAAAAGAATCTTACCAGGGCGATTGAAAATGAGGAGAAACTTCAGGCAGCTCAAGCTTTGGCAAATCTTGGAAACTGGGACTATGATGTAGCTAACGATAAACTCTTTTGGTCAGATGAGGTATATAAACTTTTTGAATTAGATAAAGAGAGTACTACCCCTTCGTATGAGTTGTTTTTAAATGCGGTACATCCAGATGACCGTAAACTAGTTGATCAAGTGTATGCAAACTCCTTAGAGAAAAAAAAGAGATACCTTGTTCAACACAGACTATTGATGAAAGACAATAGGGTCAAGTATGTTGAAGAAACAGGGGAACATTATTATGATAAGGATGGCAATGCGACCAAGACTGTCGGTACAATTCAAGATATTACACATCAAAAAGAGGTTGAGATTGAGTTAGAAAAAACACTCTCCCTTTTTAGAAGTCATAAACTTGCTATGGATGAATCAAGTATCGTTAGTAAGTCGGATCGCACTGGAAATATTACCTATGTAAATGACAAATTTTGTAAAGTTACCGGATATACGAGAACTGAAGTATTGGGGCGTCCGCATAGTATTTTAAGACATCCCGATAATCCAAAATCACTTTTTCGCGATCTCTGGAAAACGATTGAAGCGAAAAAAGTGTGGAAACAAACGCTTAAAAATAAAGATAAATTCGGAGAAGATTATTGGGTAGATATTGTTATTTTGCCGATTTTGGATGAAGAGAATAATATCATTGAGTATATTGCGGTAAGACATGATGTTACAAAAATGATTGAGCAGCAAAAACAACTTGACGAGATGTTAAATACGGATCTTTTAACAGGTCTTGGAAGTAGATACAAACTTGTAAATGACATACATGAAAGTACACAAGGTGCTTTAGCTATTTTAAATATAGACAACTTCTCACAAATAAATGATTTTTACGGTCATGAAGTTGGAGATTATGTGATTAAGGAGTTTGGTCAGAAGATGGGTAGCTGCAAGTGTGACTTAGAGCTTCAAGTGTACCATCTTCAAGGTGATGAATATGTAATATTTCATCCGCAGATTGAAGCAAAAGTCTTTAACAATGCATTAATGGCTTTAAGAGAGGAGATCTCAAAAGTACAGATAGATATAGATGGGGAGTTAATTACTTTTAACTTCTCTATGTCAATCTCATATGAACCTAAAGAGAAACTTCTAACAACGGCAGATATGGCACTTAGAATTGCAAAAAGACACAATAAAGATATTGTGACGTATCATGACGATATCTCGCTAAACGATGAATATAAAAACAATATCAAATGGACAAAGAAAATAAAAGAGGCGATAGCAAACAATAATATTGTCCCTGTTTTTCAGCCAATTGTTAATAATGAAAACAGAGAATGGGAAAAGTATGAGTGTTTGGTAAGACTCAAAGATAACGGGCAGTTGATATCACCGTTTTTCTTTTTGGATATTGCTAAGAAGACAAAACACTACATAGAGATTACACAGATTATGATCGAGAAATCGTTTGAGGTTTTTAAGAAAAAAGATGTAGAGTTCTCACTTAATTTGACAATAGAAGATATCTTAAATGAGGAGATTAGAAACTTTATTTGTAAAATGTTAGAAACTTACGGTATCGGTGAACGTGTTGTTTTTGAAATCGTAGAATCGGAATCGATAGAAAACTTTGATGAGGTTTTAGAGTTTATCCATAATGTAAAAAAACATGGATGTAAAATAGCCATTGATGACTTTGGAACAGGATACAGTAACTTTGAATACCTGATGCGTTTAAAAACAGACTATATTAAAATAGACGGTTCGCTAATTAAAGATATTGATACCAATACAGATGCAGAGCTTGTAGTCTCTACTATTATAGATTTTGCTAAAAAAATGGAGATTAAGACAATTGCCGAGTTTGTTGAGAATGAAGAGATCCTTACAAAAGTAAAAGAGCTGGGAATTGATTATTCTCAAGGATATCACTGTAGTAAGCCATTAAGTACAATTCCTAAGTAG
- a CDS encoding DUF134 domain-containing protein codes for MARTKSNRNLNFKPQYKKFVPEGVKPDGKVTLLHEEIEAIYLMDLIGLYQEEAAKKMEISRPTFTRILKNARYKLSLGIVSGYKIEIEDDKDEIIVAICMENEDNFEKISPMEQYIFVYKMTQDKVSFIKKLENPVYSDKKKLAIVLPKLFLEHNVNLFVSSQIGEGLKNSLISKGIKPMIVKKMTSLETLLQ; via the coding sequence ATGGCAAGAACAAAGAGTAATCGCAATTTAAATTTTAAACCTCAGTATAAAAAATTTGTCCCCGAAGGTGTAAAGCCTGATGGAAAAGTCACTTTGCTGCATGAGGAGATCGAAGCAATATATCTGATGGATCTTATAGGATTGTATCAAGAGGAAGCTGCTAAAAAAATGGAGATCTCACGTCCGACATTTACAAGAATTTTAAAAAATGCTCGCTATAAACTCTCTTTGGGAATAGTAAGTGGATATAAAATAGAGATAGAGGATGATAAAGATGAGATAATTGTGGCTATCTGTATGGAGAATGAGGATAATTTTGAGAAGATCTCACCGATGGAGCAATACATCTTTGTCTATAAAATGACACAAGATAAGGTTTCTTTTATAAAAAAACTAGAGAATCCCGTATATAGTGATAAAAAGAAGTTGGCAATAGTTCTGCCGAAACTATTTTTAGAACACAACGTCAATCTTTTTGTAAGCTCACAAATAGGGGAGGGGTTGAAAAATTCTTTAATTTCAAAAGGGATTAAACCTATGATTGTAAAAAAGATGACCTCTTTAGAAACACTCTTACAATAA
- a CDS encoding DUF4492 domain-containing protein, translating into MFYLDGFKNMKTGKTLWKIIFLKLAVIFLFLNYFIHDRSLNTEYKTEDTKINFVYNNLIGE; encoded by the coding sequence ATGTTTTATCTGGACGGCTTTAAAAACATGAAAACAGGGAAGACTTTATGGAAGATAATCTTCTTGAAGTTAGCTGTGATTTTCCTGTTTTTAAACTACTTTATTCACGATAGATCGTTAAATACAGAGTATAAAACAGAAGATACGAAAATTAATTTCGTATATAACAACTTAATAGGAGAATAA
- a CDS encoding cytochrome ubiquinol oxidase subunit I, which translates to MEEHLVDWSRAQFALTAIYHFLFVPLTLGLGFIVAIMETIYVKTGSSEWKKITQFWMTLFAINFAIGVATGLIMEFEFGTNWANYSWFVGDIFGAPLAVEGILAFFMESTFFAVMFFGWNKVGKKFHLLSTWLVAIGSNLSALWILVANGWMQYPVGMTFNPDTVRNEMTNFWDVLFSPVAISKFLHTIGSGYVIAALFVVGISAYYLLKKRDVLFAKRSMIIGATFGLITSLFLTLSGDESAHQVAQHQPVKLAAMEGLYEGRTEAGIVAVGMLNPEKTLTNDAEPYIFELEAPYALSLLGYHDIDAFVPGLNDLVYGNKERGIMSVEEKMVRGKIAVAALEDYKEAKKANDEQKALEAKQILDQDMKYFGYGHIKTAEDVVPPIGLTFYAFHIMVSLGGWFLVLFSVLLYLSTKKDISRYTLILKSAVLSIPLGYIAAEAGWIVAEVGRQPWAIQDLMPVNIAATQIATTNIQISFWMFAFLFTLLLVAEIKIMLKQIKIGPDGGH; encoded by the coding sequence ATGGAAGAACATTTAGTTGATTGGTCTAGAGCTCAGTTCGCTCTAACTGCAATCTATCACTTTTTATTTGTTCCACTTACACTTGGGCTTGGATTTATAGTTGCCATTATGGAGACTATATATGTAAAAACAGGCTCATCTGAATGGAAAAAAATCACACAGTTTTGGATGACACTTTTTGCTATCAACTTTGCTATAGGTGTAGCTACGGGACTTATCATGGAGTTTGAATTTGGTACAAACTGGGCAAACTACTCTTGGTTTGTCGGTGACATTTTTGGTGCACCTCTTGCAGTTGAAGGGATACTCGCCTTTTTTATGGAGTCCACTTTCTTTGCTGTTATGTTTTTCGGCTGGAACAAAGTGGGTAAAAAATTTCACCTCCTTTCAACATGGCTTGTAGCAATTGGTTCAAACCTCTCAGCTCTTTGGATTCTTGTAGCAAACGGCTGGATGCAATACCCTGTAGGGATGACTTTTAATCCCGACACTGTTAGAAACGAGATGACAAACTTCTGGGACGTGCTTTTCTCACCTGTTGCGATCTCTAAATTTTTACATACGATCGGAAGCGGTTATGTTATCGCAGCCCTTTTTGTTGTAGGAATCAGTGCATACTACCTTCTGAAAAAAAGAGATGTACTTTTTGCTAAAAGGTCTATGATCATAGGTGCTACGTTTGGCCTGATCACATCTCTCTTTTTAACACTTAGCGGTGACGAGTCTGCACACCAGGTAGCCCAACACCAACCTGTAAAGCTTGCAGCTATGGAAGGGTTGTATGAGGGAAGAACTGAAGCTGGAATCGTTGCAGTTGGTATGTTAAATCCTGAAAAAACTTTAACAAATGATGCAGAGCCTTACATTTTTGAACTTGAAGCTCCGTATGCGCTTTCGCTACTTGGATATCATGATATTGATGCCTTTGTACCGGGACTAAACGATCTTGTATATGGGAACAAAGAGCGCGGAATTATGAGCGTAGAGGAGAAGATGGTTCGAGGTAAAATTGCGGTTGCGGCTTTAGAAGATTACAAAGAGGCAAAAAAAGCAAACGATGAGCAAAAAGCACTTGAAGCAAAACAGATCCTTGATCAAGATATGAAATATTTCGGTTACGGGCATATTAAAACAGCTGAAGATGTAGTACCGCCGATTGGGCTTACATTTTACGCATTTCATATTATGGTCTCTCTCGGCGGCTGGTTCTTAGTACTCTTTAGTGTACTTCTGTACCTCTCAACTAAAAAGGATATCTCACGATATACACTAATTTTAAAATCAGCAGTACTCTCTATCCCTCTTGGATACATTGCGGCTGAAGCGGGATGGATTGTAGCGGAAGTTGGTCGTCAGCCATGGGCTATTCAGGATTTAATGCCTGTAAATATTGCCGCAACTCAAATAGCGACAACAAATATACAGATAAGCTTTTGGATGTTTGCATTTTTATTTACACTTCTGCTAGTAGCTGAGATAAAAATTATGCTCAAACAGATTAAAATCGGACCGGATGGAGGACACTAA
- the cydB gene encoding cytochrome d ubiquinol oxidase subunit II: MGFGDLELLTLQQYWWFIVSLLGGLFVFIMFVQGGQTLIDTLSENETEKTMLINSIGRKWELGFTTLVLFGGALFAAFPLFYSTSFGGAYWVWLAILFCFIIQAVSYEYRTKPNNFLGQKVYESFLKINGSLGVFLLGVAISTFFSGAEFHLNDNNFVLWDNPLRGLEALANPYNYLLGFALVFLTKISGALYFLNNIDHQPIRERAVSSIKFNMPIFLVFFVGFTAWLLLKDGYSVDPNGVVVLEQYKYLNNFLEMPIVLGMFIVGVAMVVIAVFVAVVYGFTCCIRTAGVGIVVTVTAVLLNVGYNNTAYYPSLTDLQSSLTIVNSSGSHYTLMAMSYASLMVPFVLAYIAYAWYSMDRVKITKEEIEAPDAHNY; encoded by the coding sequence ATGGGTTTTGGAGATTTAGAACTTTTAACATTACAACAATACTGGTGGTTCATCGTTTCGCTTCTTGGTGGACTTTTTGTATTTATTATGTTTGTCCAGGGCGGACAAACTCTGATCGATACACTCTCGGAGAATGAAACTGAAAAGACGATGCTCATTAACTCGATCGGCCGTAAATGGGAACTTGGATTTACAACCCTCGTACTTTTTGGAGGGGCTCTTTTTGCAGCTTTTCCGCTCTTTTACTCAACTAGTTTCGGCGGTGCATACTGGGTATGGCTGGCTATTTTGTTTTGTTTTATTATCCAGGCGGTTAGCTATGAGTACAGAACAAAGCCAAACAACTTTTTAGGACAAAAAGTTTATGAGAGTTTTTTAAAAATAAACGGGAGCCTTGGGGTATTTTTGCTCGGTGTTGCGATCTCTACATTTTTCAGCGGTGCAGAGTTTCACCTAAACGACAATAACTTTGTTCTTTGGGACAATCCTCTTAGAGGTCTTGAAGCACTTGCAAACCCTTATAACTATCTGTTAGGTTTTGCTTTAGTATTTTTAACAAAGATCTCAGGCGCACTTTACTTTTTAAACAACATTGACCATCAGCCAATTCGTGAGAGAGCGGTGAGTTCAATTAAGTTCAATATGCCGATCTTCCTGGTATTTTTCGTAGGATTTACTGCTTGGCTACTTTTAAAAGACGGTTACTCAGTGGATCCTAACGGAGTTGTTGTATTGGAGCAATACAAGTACCTGAACAACTTCCTTGAGATGCCTATAGTTCTCGGTATGTTTATTGTGGGTGTAGCTATGGTTGTGATCGCCGTATTTGTTGCCGTTGTGTACGGATTTACTTGTTGTATCAGAACTGCAGGTGTCGGAATAGTTGTTACTGTTACAGCTGTTTTACTCAATGTAGGTTATAACAATACGGCGTATTATCCTTCACTAACAGATCTGCAAAGCAGTTTAACAATTGTTAATTCATCAGGGAGTCACTACACGCTGATGGCTATGAGTTATGCTTCATTGATGGTACCGTTTGTTTTAGCGTATATCGCTTATGCATGGTATTCGATGGACAGAGTAAAAATTACAAAAGAAGAGATTGAAGCACCAGATGCTCACAACTACTAG
- a CDS encoding NifB/NifX family molybdenum-iron cluster-binding protein, with product MIAIPVKTNNENPALSPLFGKAKWFAYVDRDGNISIEKNETQSGRVVVDNMIAKGVDTILFHHMGANPFMLLQKANIECFYGGDERILLQDLLSNLQNEELVKVDSTNMTQYLEEGKHDHSHDHSHHH from the coding sequence ATGATCGCAATTCCCGTAAAAACGAACAATGAAAATCCGGCACTAAGCCCGCTCTTTGGCAAAGCAAAATGGTTTGCATATGTAGATAGAGATGGCAATATCTCAATTGAAAAGAACGAAACGCAAAGCGGTCGTGTAGTAGTTGATAATATGATTGCAAAAGGTGTAGATACTATACTCTTTCATCATATGGGTGCAAACCCTTTTATGCTTCTGCAAAAGGCAAATATAGAGTGTTTCTACGGTGGTGATGAGAGAATCTTGCTGCAAGATTTACTCTCTAATCTACAAAACGAAGAACTTGTAAAAGTTGATAGCACAAACATGACACAATATCTTGAAGAGGGTAAACACGATCACTCTCATGATCATTCACACCATCATTAA
- a CDS encoding outer membrane protein, translating into MKKLITITTLSTLLFINANAAEHNYIGLDIGNTTAKYTATSIGLGINESSNDDGGSQTLKIGHYFNDNHRAAVLYHNINAEDAKFGMLCLEYDYLIGENPLKPFAGVILGYGRYDLDNYDFNIDGAMYGVQAGLNYEINSYFSLEAGYRFIKSTMNETYRESGYDADFKVDNFRNWFIGFNFNF; encoded by the coding sequence ATGAAAAAGCTTATTACAATCACTACCCTCTCTACTCTCCTCTTCATCAATGCAAATGCTGCAGAACACAATTACATTGGATTGGATATAGGAAATACTACAGCGAAATATACAGCTACATCAATAGGCCTCGGGATCAATGAATCGAGCAATGATGATGGTGGTTCACAAACATTAAAGATTGGTCACTATTTCAACGACAATCACAGAGCGGCAGTGCTTTATCATAATATCAATGCAGAAGATGCAAAGTTTGGAATGTTGTGTCTAGAATACGATTATCTAATTGGAGAGAATCCACTCAAACCGTTTGCAGGGGTAATACTTGGATACGGAAGATATGATCTCGATAATTATGATTTTAATATAGATGGAGCAATGTATGGTGTTCAGGCCGGTCTTAATTATGAGATAAACTCATACTTTTCTCTTGAAGCGGGATATAGATTTATAAAATCTACAATGAATGAAACATATCGTGAATCAGGGTATGATGCCGACTTTAAAGTTGATAATTTTCGCAATTGGTTTATAGGTTTTAATTTCAATTTTTGA
- a CDS encoding F0F1 ATP synthase subunit C, whose product MKKILFLLVAFSAALLANEGEVANQTLKAYSMIAAGLGLGLAALGGAIGMGHTAAATIAGTARNPGLGAKLMTTMFIALAMIEAQVIYALVVALIALYANPFLG is encoded by the coding sequence ATGAAAAAAATTCTTTTTCTTTTAGTAGCATTTTCTGCTGCACTTTTAGCTAACGAGGGTGAAGTTGCTAACCAAACTCTTAAAGCTTACTCTATGATCGCTGCTGGTCTAGGTCTTGGTTTAGCTGCACTTGGTGGTGCTATCGGTATGGGTCACACTGCTGCTGCAACTATCGCTGGTACTGCACGTAACCCAGGTCTAGGTGCTAAACTTATGACTACAATGTTCATCGCTTTAGCAATGATCGAAGCGCAAGTTATTTATGCACTAGTTGTTGCATTAATCGCTCTTTACGCTAACCCATTTTTAGGTTAA
- a CDS encoding HD domain-containing phosphohydrolase, giving the protein MKQINYEYTNKDDLEQFVVNNIQVSNQKKILIQLFSSNTLYMEVLKIKNELQTLLEGASIITTTTAGIVHDGKISDNKIVLSFSIFENSSIKATGYYNSSTEEIINDLKVNYLTNDTKLLIAFANTFKIDASDILQRFAQENPNLVVVGGNAGDDFKFHSNYISANDNDDSDIVFAIIDSKVLQVKADYLFNWETIGKEMLVTKANGPTVYELDHLPVIDIFERYLGKTVRDNLLKHGSQFPLVLNMGDTEVARALVAFNYEEGSITFAGNIPEGQHVRFGFADLGTIEHKNIEHLKIHNEKVNEATFVYTCGARRQMLGNFLNKEIQTLNSIGTSSGFITYGEFFHNSTSCDNNLLNITTTYVTLNENVEKANTLDMNITEEEVSDEEVRLSALTTLIKETSKDLDENIHYLEQFKNAVASASIFSTTDSSGKITDVNKNFEKISGYTRDELVGKAHNIVRHPDTDSKLFKNMWETIQSGKIWKGLVKNRTKQGSDYWVVSEVAPIYYKDGSFREYIGIRNDVTKLEAVKQILQNEVLSSRENLEENLYYFKQYEDAINLSTAVLRTDVNNNIKYVNDKFLKLSKYNREELVGKNCGDIRHKKHQDEGLCDQILYRLKNKETVKEIITNIAKDKSEFITKTLFYPIKNKSGEIVEFIQVMFDVTDIYRLNAEIVSTQKEVVEKMGAIGETRSKETGDHVQRVAEYSYLLAKYYGLSEEEAVLLKQASPMHDIGKVGIPDSILNKPGKLTDEEYEIMKTHAEIGYEMLKHSERDILKASAMVAYTHHEKWNGTGYPQGTKGSDIHIFGRITAVADVFDALGHDRVYKKAWELEKILDLFKEEKGKHFDPDLIDLFFENLDSFLDVKNRFDAKLVAEK; this is encoded by the coding sequence ATGAAGCAAATCAATTATGAATATACTAATAAAGATGATTTAGAACAGTTTGTTGTCAATAATATTCAAGTTAGTAATCAAAAGAAGATATTGATACAACTTTTCAGTTCAAATACACTTTATATGGAAGTTTTAAAAATAAAAAACGAACTTCAAACTTTATTAGAGGGTGCTTCTATCATTACTACTACAACGGCAGGTATAGTACATGATGGAAAAATCTCCGATAATAAAATAGTTTTATCATTTTCTATTTTTGAGAATTCGAGTATTAAAGCTACAGGTTATTATAACAGTAGTACTGAAGAGATTATCAATGATTTAAAAGTAAATTATCTCACAAATGACACGAAGTTACTAATTGCTTTTGCAAACACATTTAAAATTGATGCATCTGATATACTTCAAAGATTTGCCCAAGAGAATCCAAATTTAGTTGTTGTCGGCGGTAATGCAGGTGATGATTTTAAGTTCCATTCTAATTATATTAGCGCTAATGATAATGACGATAGTGATATAGTTTTTGCCATTATAGACTCTAAAGTACTTCAAGTAAAGGCAGATTACTTATTTAATTGGGAAACGATCGGTAAAGAGATGCTTGTAACAAAAGCAAACGGCCCGACAGTTTATGAACTCGATCATCTACCCGTCATTGATATTTTTGAGAGATATCTAGGTAAAACTGTTCGAGATAACTTACTCAAACACGGTTCTCAATTCCCATTAGTACTTAATATGGGAGACACTGAAGTAGCAAGAGCTCTTGTAGCTTTTAATTATGAAGAGGGAAGTATCACTTTTGCAGGTAATATTCCCGAAGGTCAACATGTTCGATTCGGTTTTGCAGACCTTGGTACGATAGAGCATAAAAACATTGAACATTTAAAGATACACAACGAGAAAGTGAATGAAGCGACTTTTGTTTATACCTGTGGTGCAAGACGTCAAATGCTTGGGAATTTTTTAAATAAAGAGATACAAACGCTTAACTCTATTGGAACTAGTTCAGGTTTTATAACATACGGTGAGTTTTTTCATAATAGCACTAGCTGCGATAACAATCTTTTAAATATTACTACTACATACGTTACCTTGAATGAAAATGTAGAGAAAGCTAATACCTTAGATATGAATATAACAGAGGAAGAGGTAAGTGATGAAGAGGTACGTTTATCTGCTTTAACAACTTTGATTAAAGAGACGAGTAAAGATCTTGATGAAAATATTCATTATTTGGAGCAATTTAAAAATGCAGTGGCATCTGCATCAATTTTCTCAACTACAGACAGCTCTGGAAAAATTACTGATGTAAATAAAAACTTTGAAAAGATTTCAGGGTATACACGCGATGAATTAGTTGGAAAAGCACATAATATTGTAAGGCATCCCGATACAGATTCTAAACTTTTCAAAAATATGTGGGAAACTATTCAGTCAGGAAAAATATGGAAGGGACTAGTTAAAAATAGAACGAAGCAGGGATCTGACTATTGGGTTGTTTCTGAAGTAGCACCTATTTACTATAAAGATGGAAGTTTTAGAGAATATATAGGTATTAGAAATGATGTAACTAAACTCGAAGCTGTAAAACAGATTTTACAAAATGAAGTATTGTCTTCAAGAGAAAATCTAGAAGAGAACCTTTATTACTTTAAACAATATGAAGATGCGATTAACTTATCAACTGCGGTATTAAGAACAGATGTAAATAATAATATTAAATATGTAAACGATAAGTTTCTTAAACTTAGTAAATATAATAGAGAAGAACTTGTTGGTAAAAACTGTGGAGATATTAGACATAAAAAACATCAGGATGAAGGTTTATGTGATCAGATACTCTATCGCTTGAAGAATAAAGAAACAGTAAAGGAAATTATTACAAATATCGCAAAAGATAAAAGTGAGTTTATAACTAAGACACTATTCTATCCTATTAAAAATAAAAGTGGTGAAATTGTAGAGTTTATTCAAGTGATGTTTGATGTCACTGATATCTATAGACTTAATGCTGAGATCGTAAGCACTCAAAAAGAGGTAGTGGAGAAGATGGGTGCTATTGGTGAAACCAGAAGTAAGGAAACGGGAGACCATGTTCAAAGGGTAGCTGAGTACTCTTATTTGTTAGCAAAATATTATGGTTTAAGTGAAGAGGAAGCTGTATTATTAAAACAAGCAAGTCCAATGCACGATATCGGAAAGGTTGGTATACCGGATAGCATCTTAAACAAGCCTGGTAAATTAACAGACGAAGAGTATGAGATAATGAAAACACATGCAGAGATAGGCTATGAGATGCTCAAACACTCTGAAAGAGATATTCTTAAAGCCTCTGCAATGGTAGCATATACACATCATGAAAAATGGAACGGAACAGGTTATCCGCAAGGCACAAAAGGGAGTGATATCCATATTTTCGGTCGTATCACTGCTGTTGCCGATGTATTTGATGCTTTAGGACATGACAGAGTTTATAAAAAAGCGTGGGAATTAGAAAAAATACTAGATCTTTTTAAAGAGGAGAAAGGGAAACATTTTGATCCCGATTTAATTGATCTCTTTTTTGAAAATTTAGACAGTTTTTTAGATGTGAAAAATAGATTTGATGCAAAGTTAGTAGCAGAAAAATAA